The proteins below are encoded in one region of Clostridiaceae bacterium:
- a CDS encoding phosphoesterase has translation MYNKKFWKFFTSDSGFYLWVIFILNGIIAVLDWRTAIPIFLIFIILLYNYFRRIRHRQKELTRYIENLTYNIDTATKDIMRKFPMPMAVLELDGSIIWHNSSFKNIFTEKDLLENIIYSIIKGLSTREQKDKSLNIDKNKTLNIDENMNIDKQITINNVHYRVLGSIVNYNKNKANSKENYILLLYFIDNTELVQLKSRYEQEKVGAGIIIIDNYDELMQNVEDSVRPHIVADIDKQVMQWISASQGIVKKIERDRYLFIFMQKYLSAFENKKFDILDNVKEISHGNKIPVTLSIGIGFNNNSLTDSLRDAEASIDIALGRGGDQAVIKNNGNFKFYGGKTRETEKRTKVKARVIAYALKELINQSSNVLIMGHQNGDIDSLGASLGVYRIAKNMGKEANIILHHTNSTIDAIVSRIENSGNYSNLFANRSEALEKLNNKTLLIVVDTYRKSFTEFPEILDRTDQVVVIDHHRKGTDFIQNTVLVYHETYASSTCELVTEILQYVDDKLKLNTLEAEALYSGIIVDTKNFTYKTGVRTFEAASYLRRQGVDTVAVRQLFQNDMQTYLNISNVVRDAEIINTNIAISQCRPEVKNVQLITAKAADELLSLAGISAAFVLGQVNNEVFISGRSLGDINVQVIMENLGGGGHFTVAGTKLQGISIEQAKEKLKYVIIEYIKEREKEG, from the coding sequence ATGTATAACAAAAAATTTTGGAAATTTTTTACATCAGATTCAGGCTTTTATTTATGGGTTATTTTTATTCTGAATGGTATTATTGCTGTACTGGATTGGAGAACGGCAATTCCCATTTTTCTTATATTCATAATACTTCTTTATAACTATTTTAGAAGGATTAGGCACAGGCAAAAGGAGTTAACCAGATATATTGAAAATTTAACTTATAATATTGATACAGCTACTAAGGACATAATGCGAAAATTCCCCATGCCTATGGCAGTGCTTGAACTTGATGGTTCTATTATATGGCATAACTCTTCTTTCAAGAATATTTTTACTGAGAAGGATTTATTGGAAAATATCATATATTCAATTATCAAGGGATTAAGCACCAGGGAGCAAAAAGATAAAAGCTTAAATATTGATAAGAATAAGACTCTAAATATAGATGAGAATATGAATATAGACAAGCAAATAACAATCAATAATGTTCATTATAGAGTACTGGGAAGTATAGTTAATTATAATAAAAATAAAGCCAATAGCAAGGAAAACTATATCCTCCTTCTGTATTTTATTGATAACACCGAGCTTGTCCAGTTAAAATCCAGGTATGAGCAAGAAAAAGTGGGAGCAGGTATTATTATAATAGATAACTATGACGAGCTTATGCAAAATGTTGAAGATAGCGTAAGACCACATATTGTTGCAGATATAGATAAGCAGGTTATGCAGTGGATAAGCGCCAGTCAGGGAATAGTCAAAAAAATTGAACGGGACAGATATTTATTTATTTTTATGCAAAAATATTTAAGTGCTTTTGAGAATAAAAAATTTGACATTTTAGATAATGTAAAAGAAATCAGCCATGGAAACAAAATACCTGTTACTCTGAGCATTGGGATTGGATTTAATAATAATAGCCTGACAGACAGCCTGCGTGATGCAGAAGCTTCTATAGATATTGCCTTAGGAAGAGGAGGAGATCAGGCTGTAATAAAAAACAACGGAAATTTCAAATTTTATGGAGGAAAGACAAGAGAAACTGAAAAGAGGACCAAGGTAAAAGCCAGAGTTATTGCCTATGCATTAAAGGAGCTAATTAATCAATCTTCAAATGTACTTATAATGGGACACCAAAATGGGGATATAGATTCTCTGGGAGCATCTCTGGGCGTGTACAGAATAGCCAAAAATATGGGAAAAGAAGCTAATATAATACTTCACCATACTAACTCAACTATAGATGCTATTGTGTCCAGGATAGAAAATAGCGGCAACTATAGCAATTTGTTTGCGAACCGGTCAGAAGCCCTGGAAAAACTCAACAATAAAACACTTTTGATTGTTGTTGATACTTACAGGAAAAGTTTCACCGAATTCCCCGAAATATTAGACAGGACCGACCAGGTAGTTGTTATCGACCATCATAGAAAAGGAACTGATTTTATACAAAATACAGTTCTCGTATATCATGAAACCTATGCATCTTCCACATGTGAGCTTGTAACAGAAATTCTCCAATATGTTGATGATAAACTTAAATTAAATACCCTGGAAGCTGAAGCTCTTTATTCGGGGATTATAGTTGATACTAAGAATTTTACATATAAAACAGGGGTAAGAACTTTTGAAGCTGCATCTTATCTGAGGAGGCAAGGAGTTGATACAGTAGCTGTCAGGCAGCTATTTCAAAATGATATGCAAACATATCTGAATATATCAAACGTTGTTAGAGATGCAGAAATAATAAATACTAATATTGCTATATCTCAGTGCCGCCCAGAAGTAAAGAATGTTCAGCTGATTACAGCAAAAGCTGCAGACGAACTGTTAAGCCTTGCAGGCATTTCTGCGGCCTT
- the pheA gene encoding prephenate dehydratase, with translation MLKIGFLGPRGTFSHEAVIAYTEGRKCILCEYNSIPDILFAVEAGELDEAVVPIENSLEGAVNVTLDILALEVNLMIKHELVLAVKQNLMVKKGAKASDIRHVLSHPQAIGQCRKFIASKFPQAEIELVYSTANGAREVSEGDGTSAAIGSAAAAEAYNLDVLFEGIQDENNNLTRFVVVSKSDNTRTGSDKTSIVFSTEDRPGSLYRVLDIFNLWDINMTKIESRPDKKHFGRYMFFVDIEGHRQDQDVEDALKMVKRKTSFYKFLGSYPKYEGYITGTHENKNLGNTW, from the coding sequence ATGCTAAAAATTGGTTTTTTAGGACCTAGAGGGACGTTTTCCCATGAAGCTGTGATAGCTTATACTGAAGGGAGGAAATGTATCCTCTGTGAATATAATTCCATCCCGGATATACTTTTTGCTGTGGAAGCAGGGGAATTGGATGAGGCTGTTGTACCCATAGAAAATTCTCTGGAGGGGGCTGTTAATGTCACTCTTGATATATTAGCCCTGGAAGTAAATCTTATGATAAAACATGAGCTTGTTCTTGCAGTAAAACAAAATCTAATGGTAAAAAAAGGTGCGAAGGCAAGTGATATACGCCACGTACTGTCTCATCCCCAGGCAATAGGACAATGCAGAAAATTTATAGCTTCAAAATTTCCTCAAGCTGAGATTGAACTTGTATATAGTACCGCAAACGGAGCCCGGGAAGTTTCAGAGGGAGACGGAACCAGTGCTGCAATAGGTTCTGCAGCAGCAGCTGAAGCTTATAATCTTGATGTTTTGTTTGAAGGAATACAGGATGAAAATAATAATTTAACAAGATTTGTTGTGGTATCAAAGAGTGACAACACCAGAACAGGCAGTGATAAAACTTCAATAGTGTTTTCCACCGAAGACAGGCCGGGCAGCCTTTATAGGGTTTTAGACATTTTCAATTTATGGGATATTAATATGACAAAGATAGAATCCAGACCTGATAAAAAGCATTTTGGAAGGTATATGTTTTTTGTTGATATTGAAGGGCATAGGCAGGATCAAGATGTTGAAGATGCTCTTAAGATGGTTAAAAGAAAGACTTCATTTTATAAATTTCTGGGGTCATACCCCAAATATGAAGGATATATTACCGGAACTCATGAAAACAAGAATTTAGGAAATACTTGGTAA
- a CDS encoding 30S ribosomal protein S18 — MSGKKDTKGSNKDSYDKTDNKSAMRVRRTKKKVCAFCMEKATEIDYKDVAKLRKYISERGKILPRRTSGNCAKHQRQLTTAIKRARHIALLPFTAE, encoded by the coding sequence ATGTCAGGGAAAAAAGATACTAAGGGATCTAATAAGGATTCTTACGATAAAACTGATAACAAAAGCGCTATGAGAGTAAGAAGAACAAAGAAAAAAGTATGTGCTTTTTGTATGGAAAAAGCTACAGAAATTGACTATAAAGATGTTGCTAAGTTGAGAAAGTACATTTCCGAAAGAGGTAAAATTCTTCCAAGAAGGACATCCGGAAATTGCGCAAAACACCAGAGACAACTTACAACTGCAATTAAAAGAGCTCGACACATTGCTCTACTGCCTTTCACTGCAGAGTAA
- a CDS encoding 30S ribosomal protein S6, protein MANKYEAIFIVNTELEEEGIKALVEKFKNLLETSAQLENIDEWGKRKLAYPIKDRSEGYYVMVEFSSDSQFPKELERNFKITEGVLKYIIVRKD, encoded by the coding sequence TGAAGCTATTTTTATAGTTAACACTGAGCTTGAAGAAGAAGGCATAAAAGCTTTGGTGGAGAAATTTAAGAACCTTTTGGAAACTTCAGCACAATTAGAAAACATAGATGAATGGGGAAAGAGAAAATTAGCTTATCCCATTAAGGACAGAAGCGAAGGTTACTATGTAATGGTAGAGTTCAGTTCAGATTCTCAGTTTCCCAAAGAACTTGAAAGAAATTTCAAGATTACAGAAGGTGTCTTAAAGTATATCATTGTCAGAAAAGATTAA
- a CDS encoding single-stranded DNA-binding protein translates to MNKVILMGRLTKDPELRFTSVNNIPVCTFTLAVNRRFVRQGEERQADFIPVVVWNKLAEFCQKYFQKGQQVSIVGRIQTRSWEDNEGKKHYVTEVIAEEAYFADSKRDNYSSLKLQDASESDHGDGFYTLDDDELPF, encoded by the coding sequence ATGAATAAAGTTATTTTAATGGGAAGACTGACAAAAGATCCTGAGCTTAGGTTTACATCAGTGAATAATATACCAGTATGCACCTTTACCCTCGCTGTAAACAGAAGGTTTGTGAGACAGGGAGAGGAAAGGCAGGCTGATTTTATTCCTGTTGTTGTATGGAACAAGTTAGCAGAGTTCTGTCAGAAATACTTCCAGAAAGGGCAACAAGTATCAATTGTCGGAAGAATCCAGACTAGAAGTTGGGAAGACAATGAAGGCAAGAAACATTATGTAACTGAAGTTATTGCCGAAGAAGCATATTTTGCTGACAGCAAAAGAGATAACTATTCATCTCTGAAGCTGCAGGATGCGAGTGAGTCCGACCATGGAGATGGTTTCTATACTTTGGATGATGATGAACTTCCATTTTAG